One region of Triticum aestivum cultivar Chinese Spring chromosome 6B, IWGSC CS RefSeq v2.1, whole genome shotgun sequence genomic DNA includes:
- the LOC123138992 gene encoding U4/U6.U5 small nuclear ribonucleoprotein 27 kDa protein has protein sequence MSDRRRDKERPRERGGYDQPRERDHDSHRDADRHRDRDRDVDRHRDRDRDRGQDKERERDRDRDCRRARKRSRSRSPSADRDRARRRRSHSHSHPHRSRSPDAARHKRRREGSPVADRKEEDRKPDPPSAPKAAEEAAPVGDGDVDAEELEMMKMMGIPVGFDSTKGKYVPGADVSGVRAVTKRQPRQYMNRRGGFNRPLPPEVNR, from the coding sequence ATGTCCGACCGCCGCCGGGACAAGGAGAGGCCCCGCGAgcgcggcggctacgaccagccgcggGAGCGCGACCACGACAGCCACCGCGACGCCGACCGCCACCGCGACCGGGACCGGGACGTCGACCGCCACCGCGACCGGGACCGGGACCGCGGCCAGGACAAGGAGCGGGAGCGGGACCGCGACCGGGACTGCCGCCGCGCCCGCAAGCGCTCGCGCTCCCGCTCCCCCTCGGCCGACAGggaccgcgcccgccgccgccgctcccactCCCACTCCCACCCCCACCGGTCCCGctcccccgacgccgcccgccacaAGCGCCGCCGCGAGGGGTCGCCCGTCGCCGACCGAAAGGAGGAGGACAGGAAGCCGGATCCCCCCTCCGCCCCCaaggccgccgaggaggccgccccgGTGGGCGACGGGGACGTGGACGCCGAGGAGCtggagatgatgaagatgatggggaTCCCCGTCGGGTTCGACTCCACCAAGGGCAAGTACGTCCCcggcgccgacgtcagcggcgtgCGCGCCGTCACCAAGCGCCAGCCGCGGCAGTACATGAACCGCAGGGGCGGGTTCAACCGTCCCCTGCCGCCCGAGGTCAACCGCTGA